The Natrinema caseinilyticum genomic sequence CCTCGCGGACTCGTTCGGGCGCCCGTTTCACCGACGGCTGGCGCAGCGGGCGAGACGGGTCCGCTCGGGGTGAACGTCGGGACACGATCGACTACTCCGAGCGAGCCATATGGTATCGAACGGCATATATCCGCGGGACGAAGCCGCCACCCGCCACAGGTGGTCCTGTAACGAACCCTTTCCCGTCGATACGCACCCGCTATCGCCGGTGGATTTTACTGGTGGCGGTGGTACGGGGACGAGTGACTGGAACCGAAACGGGGGTCACGTCGATCCAGATCGACGACGACGGACCGTGGACGGTGGCCCCGTCACCCAGACGGGAAGTCGACCTGCAGACGCGCCAGACCCGCCTGCACGCGGATCTGTCCCGGCTCGTCGATCAGTACGACGGCGACGTGTTCGCCACGCGATTCGACAACGTGATCGCTGTCACGAACGGCCTCGACCTGGCGGGACACCGACGAATCCAGGACGCCGTCCGGATCGCCCACTTCGACGTCAACGACGCGACCGATCGGTACACCGACGGGCTCGACGCGTTCGAGGTGTTTCGACGGATCGATCGAGGAAACACGGCTCTTCTCGAGTACATGTTCGACGCCCACGACTCGCTGTCGTTCTTCATCGGCGGCGACAACGCCATCTCGGTGACGTCCGGACTCGACGAGACGGCGTTCGACGAGGCGATCGGTCACGTTACTGAAGCCACCGGAACCGACCTGAAAGTCGGTGTCCGTCGCGACCGGACGGCCGGGAGGGCCGGCATGGCGGCGAAGGAGGTCCCCGAACGCTGCCGGGAGGACGGAACGCGCGTCGAGATCGCTCCCGACGAGACCGCGAGGGGGCGTGACTCGTGACGGCGCAATCGGTGTACTTCACGGGACCCCACCAGGTCGAGGTCCGGGAGACGGCGGTGGCCGATCCCGGCCCGAACGAACTCGCGGTGGCGGCGACCGTGTCCGCCATCAGTTCCGGGACGGAGCTGTTACTCTATCGGGGCGACGTGAACCCCGAAATCGCCGCGGACGAGACGCTGGAATCCCTCGACGGGACCTTCTCCTACCCGTTCCCGTACGGCTACGCGGTCGTCGGAACGGTGACCGCCGTCGGCGCGGACGTCGATCCGGCGTGGCGCGACGAGACGGTACTCGCGTTCCACCCCCACGCCAGCGAATTCGTCGTCGGCGTCGACGAAGTCTGCGTCGTCCCGGACGACGTCTCCCCCGCGGCGGCAGCGTTTCTCCCGAACGTCGAAACGGCGGTCAATCTGGTGCTGGACGGGAACCCCAGACTCGGCGAACGGGCGGTCGTGTTCGGCCAGGGTGTCGTCGGGCTGTTGACGACGGCGCTGTTGGCCGAGACGCCCCTTTCGTCGCTCGTGACCGTGGATCGCTACGAGACGCGACGACGGCTCTCGGAAGCGTTCGGGGCCGACCGGAGCCTCGATCCCGACGACGCTGACCCGGTCGCGGAGATCGGCGAGTCGACGACGCTCCCCGACCGACCGGAGTCGCCATCCGGACGGACCGACGGGGAACGATCCCCGCGTCGAGCGGATCTCACGTACGAGCTCTCCGGCAACCCGGCGGGGCTCGACGCCGCCATCGACGCGACCGGATTCGGGGGGCGTGTCGTCGTCGGATCGTGGTACGGGTCGAAGACGGCCGAGCTGTCGCTCGACGGACGGTTTCACCGGAGCCGAATCCGGCTGATCAGCAGCCAGGTGAGCACGATCGCACCGACGTTGCGCGGGCGCTGGACCGTGGCGCGCCGGCTAGCGACCGCGTGGCAACGCCTCGAGGACATCGAGACGGACCGTCTGGTGACCCACCGCGTCCCGGTCGCGAACGCACCGAAGGCGTACTCCCTGCTGGACGAGCGACCGGACGACGCGGTTCAGGTACTCTTGACGTACTGATCGGACCCGAGGCTCCTGTCGTACCGCCTCCCCTCGAGACGGTGGGGCAGGCGCACCCGCGTCGGTTCGCACCCCAGGCTTTTGGTGGCATACGTGGTCCGACAGGGTATGTACGCGGTCACAGTCACCCGGGACTTCGTCGCTCAGCACTGGCTTACGGTCCCCGACCCCGGACCCGAAGGAGACCTCCACTCCCACCACCTGACGGTGGAGGTGCAGGTCGAGGGCGGGCAACTCGGGGAGTACGGCTACCTCGTCGACATCGACGACCTCAAAACGGTCGTCGACGGCCTGGTGGATCGATATCGCGACGCGACCCTCAACGACCTCCCCGAGTTCGAGGGGCGCAATCCGAGCGTGGAGCACTTCTCTCGGTTGTTCGCCGAGCGAGTCGCGGACGGAATCGAGACGGACCGTCTCGACGCCGTCGAGGTGACCACGTGGGAAGCGGACGCGGCGGCCGCCTCCTACGCCACGACCGTCTGATCCGATGCGGCTGGGGGTGCTCGTCTACGACGGCCTCGAGCGCACGTCCGGCGGCTACCGCTACGACCGACGGATCGTCGCGGGACTTCGCGATCGGGGTCACGAGGTGACGGTCGTCTCGATTCCGCGGGACGGATACGTACCCAATCTGCTCGATAACGTCTCCCGGAACGTCGCCGCGAACCTGGCCACCCTCGACGTCGACGTGCTGTTGCAAGACGAACTCTGTCACCCGTCGCTCGTCCGACACAACCGCCGACGCGACGACGACACGCCGGTTGTCTCCGTCGTTCACCACCTCCGGTGTCTGGAACCGCGGTCGACCTGGATCAACGCGCTCGTTCGAGCGGTCGAACGGCGCTACCTCGAGACCGTCGACGGCTTCGTGTACAACAGCGGGCCCACCCGAGAGACCGTCGAGGCGCTCGTCGGTCCGACGCCGGGCGTCGTCGCGCCACCCGGCGGCGATCACGTCGACCCGGGAATCACGCGGGCGCAGATTCGCAGGCGCGCTCGCGAGCCAGGGCCGCTTCGGATCGTCTTCGTGGGAACGCTCATCGAACGGAAGGGGCTCCACACCCTGCTCCGGGGGCTCTCCGACCGCCCGGCCGACGAGTGGACGCTGACAGCGGTCGGCGACCCGACGGTGGATCGGGCGTACGTCCGTCGCATCGGTCGGTTGATCGACGCGCTGGGTATCGACGCGTCGGTGACGGTCGCGGGCCGACTGTCCGACGCCGAGCTGACCGCGACCCTCCGGAACGGTCACATCCTCGCCGTCCCGTCCGGCTACGAAGGGTTCGGCATGGTCTACCTCGAGGGAATGGGGTTCGGAATGCCGGCGCTCGCCTCCGCCGCCGGCGGTGCGAGCGACGTCGTCGCCGACGGGGAAACCGGGGTATTGGTCCCGCCGGGCGAGCCGGGAGCCGTGGCCGAGACCGTGGGCGCGCTCGCGGCCGATCGCGAGCGCCTCGCCGAGATGGGAGTCGCCGCACGAGACGCCTACGACGCCCATCCCACCTGGAAAGACGCCGTGGACCGCATCGAGACGTTCGCGACCGAAATCAGCGAGGCCGCGAAATCGCCGGGCCGTCCCCGTGACACCCGAACTTAACTCGCCGCGAGTGGAGAGGACGACAGAGGCGTGACCGAACCCGACCGATACTCGTTTCGCCGATACCTCGACGCCAAGCGAAGCGTCGACTGGCGCGCCCGGAACCCGCGCGTCGCGGACGCGTTTCGCCGTGCGCTCGAGAGGGCCGACGAACCGGTCGAACTCTGCGAGATCGGTGCCGGAACGGGCGCGATGGTCGACGCGGTCCTCGAGTGGACGGGCAACACCGAGGTCCGATACACGGCCATCGACGCCGACTCGGCCCTCGTCGAGGCCGCGACCGACAGCATCGCCGATCGTGTGACGGACCGCGGAAACGGCTCGGTCGGATCGGCCGGGGCGGCCGGATCGGACGGGTCGGTACGCGTCGACCGCGACGGGGCCGCGTTCGAGGTCGAGTTCCGCACCGGAGACGCGCTCGCCCACCTGTCGGACGCCGAGGAGTCGTACGACGCCGTCGTCGCCCAGGCCTTCCTCGATCTCACGGACGTGCAGTCGGCGCTCGAGGCGGTCGCGACCGGTCTTCGCCCGGGCGGCATCGCTTACTTCCCGATCACGTTCGACGGAGTGACGGCGTTTCTCCCGCCGGTCGACCCCGGACTCGACGACCGCGTCGAACGCCGGTTTCACCGCCGGATGGACACGACCGAGAAGGTCGGCGGCGAGACCGGCGACAGCGAGGCCGGCCGCCACCTCCTCACCGCGATTCCGGCGACCGGCGGTCGGGTCGTCGCGGCGGGCGGCTCCGACTGGGTCGTACGGCCGAGCGACGGCGGGTACGAGGCCGACGAGGCGTACTTCCTCCACCACATCGTCGACACCGTCGACTCCGCGCTCGAGGCCGACGGCGCGCTCGACGACGAGCGGAGACGCGCGTGGGCGACGACTCGCCACGAACAGATCGCGGCCGCAGATCTGGTCTACCTCGCCCACCAGTTGGACGTCCTCGGCCGGTGGCCGCCGGCGGAGTGAGCGGAATCGCGCGTGCGGCGACCGCCGGGTCCGACACGGACTCGGGAGATGACTACCCGGACGATTATAGGTCACCGGGAGGAGTAGCTCGAGTCATGCACTGGGAACGGCGACGCGACCTGGAGGGCGGGAAGGAACTCGGCGTCTGGCTCCTCGTCGACGACGGAACGGTCGAAGCGGAACTGTACGTCGAGTCCCACGAGTACCGCGGCGGGGGATTCGACGTCTATACCGCCACGCCCGACGGCGAGTGGACGCACGAGGGCGAGTTCGCGGACGTCTCGGCCGCCTTCGATCGGGCGCTCGACGTGCTCGAGACCAGTTCCCACCCGCTCACGGGGCCAGGCCCGGGGTGACATCCGCTCGTCCTGACGGGCGAGGCGCCCGCTTCGCACTTCCGTAAGGGTGGTCCCGGAGTGCGGTCCCACGCAACGGTGAACCCAGAGTGCGGTCACGTCGACCGAAACGGGGTCCGATCGAGGGGACGTCCGTGCCCCCTGGACGAAATCGCTACTCGAACTTCTCGAGCAGCCGATCGTAGAAGAGCGGTTCGGCCGCGTCGTCGGTCGCCGACGCGGCTCCGCCGTTCGGTTCCGGGGTCGCTCGCGATTCGGTGGCCAGCTTCTCGACGATCAGTTCCGGCGTCGACCGCGCCAGATGATCTTTGACCGGCGACCGATTGACCTCGAGGTCGCCGTCGACGAGTCCGACGGCTTCGATCCCGTCGACCGTGACGTCGAAATCGGCCATCTCCCGGATCTCGTCGGCCAGGTGGGAAACGAACACCGCCGTCGCGCCGTTCTCGGACAGCGCCTCCAGAATGCCGGCGATGATCTTCGCCGACGCTCCGGGCTCGGTGATGCTCTCGAGTTCGTCGACGAGCACCAGCGACCCCGCTCCGCCCTCCGCGAGCGCGGCGAATTCGCGGACGGTCGACTCGAACGCGCCCGCGTCGAGCGTCCCCTGGGTCTTCGCGTGATAGTGCAGCGCGTCGAACCGCCGCAAACGCACGCTATCGGCGGGAACGGGCAACCCCATGTGGGCCAGGACGACGGTGCTCGCGACCAGGTCCAGCGTGGAGGTCTTCCCGCCGCTGTTGACCCCAGAGAGCAGGGCCACCCCCGAGACGGCGTAGTCGACGGGGTCGATCGACTCGAAGGGCTCCTCGAGCAACGGTGAGCGGCCGCCTTCGATCGCGAATCCACCGCCGCCGTCGCGTTTGCTCGCGGTTTCACCGTCGTCTCGCGGTGGTTCGGAAGCCGCTTTGCGGCTTCCATCATCACGAGACGGCTTCGCCGTCTCGGACGACTCCGCCGCTCGACTGTCCGCGGAACTCCGTTCCGCGCGACTCGCTTCCGAGGCGCGTGGCGCCTCGCTGTCGCGTTTGCTCGCGGTTTCACCGCTCGCTTCCGAGGCGCGTGGCGCCTCGCTGTCCACAAACTCCGGCATCGTACACTCGAAGTCCCGGCCGAACCGCGCGATGGCGAGTTCGACGTCCAACTCGAGCGCCTCGCGGACGAGGTCGCGAGCGCCCTCGCGCTGGTCGGCGAGATCGGCCGCGAGGTCGCGCTTCAACCGTCCGGCGCGGCGCTCCCTGGCCGTCGTCAACTCCTCGCGGAGTCGACCCACGGCGTCCTCGTCGCGCTCGACCGGGAACGTCGGCTCGTCGCCGAACGCACGGCGAGCGATCTCCGCCTCGCCCTGATCGAGACCGAGCGCGTCGACCAGGTGGTCGCGGGCCGCCTCGACGGCCGCCGCGTAGTCGTCCGCGAGCTCTCGGGAGAGCAACGAATCGACGCCGGCGCCGCGTTCGACCAGCGAGAGCAGGTCCGACCCTTCGATCGTCACGTCTTGCTCGCGGATCGCCTCCCGCAGGCGATCGTTCGCCACGCTCTCGGCCGCACTCGCCGCCGCGTCGAGGTCGTCGACCGCCGTCGTCAGGCGATCGAGTTCTGCGTCTCCCGCGACCGTGCCGTCCTCCTCGAGCCGCGACAGGCCGTCTTCGAGCGCCTCGAGATCGCACGGTGGCTCGAGCCCGGCCGTCCGGTGGACGTCGATGGCCGCCTGCAACCGATTTCGATTGCGCGCGAAAAAGGAGAGGGGCCGCTCCGGGACGATTTCGGCGGGGTTCTCGAGCGCGTCGGGACGGATCTGCACGTCGCCCTCGAGCGCGACGCCCGCGAAGGACTCGTCGAGAGCGATCACGGTCGCGTAGCCCCGCGCGAGTTCGGCCAGCCCCTGTGCGTCCTCGACAACCTCGACTGAGAGTTCCGGGATCGCTTCGCGCGCGTCGCTGTAGCGCTCCGCGTCGGTCGTCGCCAGACAGCGTTCTCGAACCCGCACGTCGCCGGCTTCTCGGAGCGGTTCGACCCCCTCGAGCGCCTCGAGGACCGCGGGGTCGGGCTCGCGCTCGAGCGCCTCGGTCGCGAACTCCTGTACCTCCGCGATGCGCGAGCGCCGCGAACTCGGATAGATCGTCTCGAGGCGCTGGGCGGCGTACTCGGTGACGGTTCGCGCCTTGAGCAGGCCGAGGAGTTTGCGGTAGACCTCGCTGGCGCGGTCGGTCGCGAGAAAGGTGCCCGGATCGTCGTGTTCGAGCCGGATTGCCCCGCGCGCGATGCGGGCGGCCCGCCCCTGGGTGATCCCCGGCGCGGTCGCGATCGCCGCCACGTCTCCGGTCCGGAGCGCACGCTCGGCGTCGTCGAGTTCCGCCAGCGCGCGGGCGGTCTTCTCGCCGACGCCCGGGATCGACTCGAGGTCCATGTTCTCGAGCGGCGTAACAAACCGGAGCGAGAAAAAGTTCCCGCCCGGTTTTTCCGTTCTTCCGTGGTAGCACCTGGCATGCCAATCGGGGCGCTCGAGTACCACGACCGAACGAAACACTCGCCCAGAAGCGTCCGCGAGGGGAGCCACGGGCTGGACTTCGACAACGAGCCGACGCCGTACAAGGAGTACACGAATTTGGCCGCGAGACCGCTCGCGAACCGGATCCGACCGCCCCAGCAACCCGCGCTCGCGGCCATCGCCGAGCCGACGCCGGACGGCGGTTCGGCTCGAGACGACCCGCCGGACCTCGGACCCGTCACGACGCTCTGCTACGACGCCGCGGGGATCACCACGGAGCTCACCCGCCGCGGTCGCTCTCTGCTGTTCCGCGCGGCGGCGACCACCGGCGCGCTCTACCACGTCGACCTGTACGTCGTCTGCGGGGACCTCGAGAGCAGCGGCGAGGCAGCAGGCGAGGCGCTCGACCTCGAGGCCGGCGTCTACCACTTCGACCCGCGGACGCTGTCGCTCGACGTCCTCCGGGACGGGGACTACCGCGGGGTGCTCGCGACCGCCAGCGAACACGGGGGCGTCGCCGACGCGCCGCTGTCGTTCGTCGCGACCTCGACGTGGTGGCGAAACGCCTGGAAGTACGGAAATCGGACCTTCCGCCACGCCTTCTGGGACTCCGGAACGACGCTCGCGAATCTGCTGGCTGTCGCCCACGCGCTCGAGTACCGCGCCGAGGTCGTCACCGGCTTCGCCGACCGTCCCGTCGCCGAATTGCTCGGCGTCGACCCCGCGCGCGAAGCGCCGCTCGAAATCGTCCCGATCGGCGCGGGCGACGCCGCCCCCGAGGTGGAGTCCACCGGCGTCGACCCGATCGATCCCGACACCGCGGCGCTCTCGCCCGACGAGAAGGACTTTCCCGTGATCGGCGAGGCGTGGTCGGCGGGCGAACTCGAGACCGGGTCCGCGGCCGAGGCCTGGCGCACGGAGACCCCGAGGGGGCCGCTCGGCACCCGCGAACCGGGCGACGGCGAACGGATCGCGCTCGAACCCGTCGATCACGAGACGGCTTCGCGCCGGCCGATACACGAGACGATCCGACGACGCGGCTCCTGTCGCGAGTACGAGCGCGACCCGATCAGCTTCCGAAAGCTCTCGACCGTCCTCGATCGGGCCGTCCGCGGCGTTCCGATGGACGTTCGCCGCGACGGCGAACGCGGCGGGTCCGCGGACGAGCCGCCGCTGTCGTTCGTCGACCCCTACCTGCTCGTCACCGGCGTCGAGGGACTCGAGTCCGGGAGTTACCACTATCACCCGGGCGCGGGCGACCTCGAGCGATTACGGACCGGCGACTTTCGCGCCGAGGCGGGCCACCTCGCGCTGGATCAGCGGCTGGGAGCCGACGCCGCCGTCTGCGTCTACTTTCTGACCGACGTCGGGGAGGTCGTCGACGCGCTGGGTGACCGTGGATATCGGGTCGCACAGCTCGAGGCGGCGCTTACGGCTGGCCGGTTGTACCTGGGGACCTACGCCCACCGCGACCTCGGCGGGACCGGGCTGACGTTCTACGACGACGTCGTCTCGAACTTCTTCGCCCCGCGAGCCGCGGGACAGACGCCGATGTTCCTGTACACGATGGGGCGGCCGAACGGATAGCGCAGGGGACCGAACGGATAGCACGCACTGAGGCCGTTCTTGCACTTTTATACGGACGCGCGTCAGTCAAACGAACATGCAGTCGAAACGGCCGCCCGTTCCGTCGGGCTCGAGGCGGCGGCAGCGAACGCGAGCAATCGAGTATTCGAGCCGACGGAATCGGGGGTGGATACATGGAGTATGAGCGTCCAGACGTCGTCATGGATCGCCTCGAGTTGCTCCGGGCCTACGCGTACGGGCTCTGTATGGGCACGGCGGACGCCCTCCCCGGGGTCTCGGGCGGCACGGTTGCGCTCTTGCTCGGCTTCTACGGGCGATTGATCGCCGCCGTCACGGCCCTCACGCCCCACAAGGCCGTCACCGTTCTCCGGGGCTACGATCCCGATCGCCGGACACGTGCGCGGGAAACCTTGCTCGAGATGGATCTGCAGTTTCTGATTCCACTCGGCGTCGGGAT encodes the following:
- a CDS encoding GTP cyclohydrolase IIa, with translation MTGTETGVTSIQIDDDGPWTVAPSPRREVDLQTRQTRLHADLSRLVDQYDGDVFATRFDNVIAVTNGLDLAGHRRIQDAVRIAHFDVNDATDRYTDGLDAFEVFRRIDRGNTALLEYMFDAHDSLSFFIGGDNAISVTSGLDETAFDEAIGHVTEATGTDLKVGVRRDRTAGRAGMAAKEVPERCREDGTRVEIAPDETARGRDS
- a CDS encoding zinc-dependent alcohol dehydrogenase, which gives rise to MTAQSVYFTGPHQVEVRETAVADPGPNELAVAATVSAISSGTELLLYRGDVNPEIAADETLESLDGTFSYPFPYGYAVVGTVTAVGADVDPAWRDETVLAFHPHASEFVVGVDEVCVVPDDVSPAAAAFLPNVETAVNLVLDGNPRLGERAVVFGQGVVGLLTTALLAETPLSSLVTVDRYETRRRLSEAFGADRSLDPDDADPVAEIGESTTLPDRPESPSGRTDGERSPRRADLTYELSGNPAGLDAAIDATGFGGRVVVGSWYGSKTAELSLDGRFHRSRIRLISSQVSTIAPTLRGRWTVARRLATAWQRLEDIETDRLVTHRVPVANAPKAYSLLDERPDDAVQVLLTY
- a CDS encoding 6-pyruvoyl trahydropterin synthase family protein, producing the protein MYAVTVTRDFVAQHWLTVPDPGPEGDLHSHHLTVEVQVEGGQLGEYGYLVDIDDLKTVVDGLVDRYRDATLNDLPEFEGRNPSVEHFSRLFAERVADGIETDRLDAVEVTTWEADAAAASYATTV
- a CDS encoding glycosyltransferase family 4 protein: MLVYDGLERTSGGYRYDRRIVAGLRDRGHEVTVVSIPRDGYVPNLLDNVSRNVAANLATLDVDVLLQDELCHPSLVRHNRRRDDDTPVVSVVHHLRCLEPRSTWINALVRAVERRYLETVDGFVYNSGPTRETVEALVGPTPGVVAPPGGDHVDPGITRAQIRRRAREPGPLRIVFVGTLIERKGLHTLLRGLSDRPADEWTLTAVGDPTVDRAYVRRIGRLIDALGIDASVTVAGRLSDAELTATLRNGHILAVPSGYEGFGMVYLEGMGFGMPALASAAGGASDVVADGETGVLVPPGEPGAVAETVGALAADRERLAEMGVAARDAYDAHPTWKDAVDRIETFATEISEAAKSPGRPRDTRT
- a CDS encoding class I SAM-dependent methyltransferase; its protein translation is MTEPDRYSFRRYLDAKRSVDWRARNPRVADAFRRALERADEPVELCEIGAGTGAMVDAVLEWTGNTEVRYTAIDADSALVEAATDSIADRVTDRGNGSVGSAGAAGSDGSVRVDRDGAAFEVEFRTGDALAHLSDAEESYDAVVAQAFLDLTDVQSALEAVATGLRPGGIAYFPITFDGVTAFLPPVDPGLDDRVERRFHRRMDTTEKVGGETGDSEAGRHLLTAIPATGGRVVAAGGSDWVVRPSDGGYEADEAYFLHHIVDTVDSALEADGALDDERRRAWATTRHEQIAAADLVYLAHQLDVLGRWPPAE
- a CDS encoding MutS-related protein translates to MDLESIPGVGEKTARALAELDDAERALRTGDVAAIATAPGITQGRAARIARGAIRLEHDDPGTFLATDRASEVYRKLLGLLKARTVTEYAAQRLETIYPSSRRSRIAEVQEFATEALEREPDPAVLEALEGVEPLREAGDVRVRERCLATTDAERYSDAREAIPELSVEVVEDAQGLAELARGYATVIALDESFAGVALEGDVQIRPDALENPAEIVPERPLSFFARNRNRLQAAIDVHRTAGLEPPCDLEALEDGLSRLEEDGTVAGDAELDRLTTAVDDLDAAASAAESVANDRLREAIREQDVTIEGSDLLSLVERGAGVDSLLSRELADDYAAAVEAARDHLVDALGLDQGEAEIARRAFGDEPTFPVERDEDAVGRLREELTTARERRAGRLKRDLAADLADQREGARDLVREALELDVELAIARFGRDFECTMPEFVDSEAPRASEASGETASKRDSEAPRASEASRAERSSADSRAAESSETAKPSRDDGSRKAASEPPRDDGETASKRDGGGGFAIEGGRSPLLEEPFESIDPVDYAVSGVALLSGVNSGGKTSTLDLVASTVVLAHMGLPVPADSVRLRRFDALHYHAKTQGTLDAGAFESTVREFAALAEGGAGSLVLVDELESITEPGASAKIIAGILEALSENGATAVFVSHLADEIREMADFDVTVDGIEAVGLVDGDLEVNRSPVKDHLARSTPELIVEKLATESRATPEPNGGAASATDDAAEPLFYDRLLEKFE
- a CDS encoding SagB/ThcOx family dehydrogenase; amino-acid sequence: MPIGALEYHDRTKHSPRSVREGSHGLDFDNEPTPYKEYTNLAARPLANRIRPPQQPALAAIAEPTPDGGSARDDPPDLGPVTTLCYDAAGITTELTRRGRSLLFRAAATTGALYHVDLYVVCGDLESSGEAAGEALDLEAGVYHFDPRTLSLDVLRDGDYRGVLATASEHGGVADAPLSFVATSTWWRNAWKYGNRTFRHAFWDSGTTLANLLAVAHALEYRAEVVTGFADRPVAELLGVDPAREAPLEIVPIGAGDAAPEVESTGVDPIDPDTAALSPDEKDFPVIGEAWSAGELETGSAAEAWRTETPRGPLGTREPGDGERIALEPVDHETASRRPIHETIRRRGSCREYERDPISFRKLSTVLDRAVRGVPMDVRRDGERGGSADEPPLSFVDPYLLVTGVEGLESGSYHYHPGAGDLERLRTGDFRAEAGHLALDQRLGADAAVCVYFLTDVGEVVDALGDRGYRVAQLEAALTAGRLYLGTYAHRDLGGTGLTFYDDVVSNFFAPRAAGQTPMFLYTMGRPNG